In Deltaproteobacteria bacterium, the genomic stretch AAACCATGCAACCGGGTGATTTCATGTTGATAGAAGATCATATTAATTTAATGGGAAATAACCCATTGATGGGTCCAAACATCAAAGAACTGGGACCTCGATTTCCTGATATGACTGAAGCCTATGATAAAAAATTGTTAGAACAAATGGAAAAAATTCTCCAACAACAATCTACAAAATATCATAAAGGCATTTATTGTGCAGTCAGCGGCCCTACCTATGAAACCCCAGCAGAGGTAAGATATTTAAAGCAAATCGGGGGTAAAGCTGTTGGCATGTCAACCGTTCCAGAAGTCATTGCCGCCAATCACCTTGGCTTAAGAGTCGCAGCACTAAGCTGCATCACCAATTTGGCTGCTGGCCTGTCGAGGCAAAAACTCTCTCACCAAGAAGTCACCGACACAGCAAAAAAAGTAGAACAAAAATTCACTCACTTTATGAAAGAATTTGTCGAAAATATAGCTTAGGTTATAATGACTTTTGAATAAAACCTCTTTAACTCTTCCTCCGAAAATTTCATCCAAGTCTTATATGTTTTTCTGTAAATTAATTTTCGGTTTCGCAGAGCCATTTCTTGGTTGGCACAAAAGTATCAATATGTAAAAATAAAATATTGCCTTCCATGTCTAGAAAGTAGGTGGCTTCTTCCGTACTTAAATCCCAACTTTGAACCACGACCTTGTAACCAAGTGAAACGTTAGTTTGAGATTCAAATTTATAGGCAGAGACTCTCATGGGATTAGACTGACCTTGTATAACTAAAGATGTATTCATTTCTTTCATATAGGCATTAATGGCCTTTTGTTCTGCTATTGTTAAACTTAAAATATTATTCACTGAGATTTGATATTTTTCTTTCAGGGTA encodes the following:
- a CDS encoding purine-nucleoside phosphorylase, with translation MVKTAIEKLTETVGYIRSQSPVKPKIGIILGSGLGAFVDQVQVSTKIRYDDIPHFMPPTVDGHQGNLILGHVGINPVAILQGRNHYYEGHSMETVVFPTRTLAILGIEYLILTNSAGGFGETMQPGDFMLIEDHINLMGNNPLMGPNIKELGPRFPDMTEAYDKKLLEQMEKILQQQSTKYHKGIYCAVSGPTYETPAEVRYLKQIGGKAVGMSTVPEVIAANHLGLRVAALSCITNLAAGLSRQKLSHQEVTDTAKKVEQKFTHFMKEFVENIA